The Desulfovibrio sp. region GTACTGAATCTTTTTGTCCTGGAATTTGAGGCAAAGCATCCCCACCTAGAGATGTCCGCCGTACCATTTGAAACAGCCCTCGGAGTTTTGCAGGGCACACCGATTATGGACAGCATACCCGCCGCCAGAACATTCTCAAGGCGGCAAAAACAATGCTTAACCCCACGGTGGGCAATGCCCATGGGTGATGCTTGGCAGTAAGCAGGATACGACTTCTCGTTAAATAGTAGAGCGACTTCAGATTTGCCTGCTTGCTGTAGAATCCAGTGGTGAGGCCTTCGTTGTGATGGACAATGGCGTCTGCCGCGTAGGCAAGGTCAAAGGCCCCGTTTGCAGCGTACGCCCAGTCTTGCTCTTCACAATACAAAAAATACCGCTCATCCATAAGGCCCACAGTTTCTATGAAAGCCCTACTGACCATCACGCTGGCGCCATAGATAAAATTAATTCTTTTTTCAACAGCATCAGAAGTGTCAGCCAACGCTTCTGATACGGTAAATTTGTATCCGTCAAGATAGGACAACCCGGTCCACGGAGTTGTTCTTCCTCCACCTCTGCATTGCACCGTATTTGTGCCACGATATATGATGAGCGAGCCGCACAGCCCCGGCCGTTTTTTAGAAAAAAGGCGCTTTTGCATCGCCTCAAGGGCATATTTTTCTACCACCGTATCATTATTCAAGATCCAGACCGCCTCAGCTCCACACTGCAGCAGCAGTCGTATGCCCGCATTGTTTCCTGCAGCATATCCTTTATTTTGTGGAAGTCTTAATAAAATGATACTGGCAGGCGGGGGCAACTCTCTGCTTTCATGGTCATAGTCAATAAAGTTGTCAAATTGCATTGCCTCAACCTGGTGCGTAGCGCCACCAGCCTTCGCGGCAATGCTTTTCGCTCCCCATTCACGTAATTTTATAATAGATTCGTTGTTCGAGGCGTTGTCAACGATGACAATCCAGGCCGGGGGAGTGGTGCTGGCAATAACTGATTCTAGGCAAGCTATAGTTTCTTCCCATCTTTTGTAATTAAGGATGACAGTTCCGATAGCTTTTGAAGCATTCGACACCATAGGCATAAAACGTCCCTCGTATCCCATTTCTCATAAATTTGAGTACTGACAATATAATTTGATTACCGGTTACTTCTCCAAATGAAATGTGTCAACAAGCTGCTCGGCCGCTAGATGGCATCCTCAAATCATTTTAGCCTGCGCTGAGGCCCCACCAGTTACTTTCCCCATTCGCGGCAATGATTGCGGTATGTTACGCTCCATATTCCTGTGAATGACTCCCTTGTCATGCTCCAGGACAGTATCTACCAAGCCAGCGAAACACATCAACCAATCCGAGATGAAGCCGAGCGCTTGACACAAATTATTTTTTAATGAACGATAAATAAAAAATGGAGAGCAACTTGAAAATTCACCACCATTCCCTGAAATACACTGCGACTGCCATTCTTCTGGCGTGCTTTTTTGCATTCCAGCCATTGGCAGTGGGGGCACAGATGCCCGAAGCCGGAAAAGTAAACGCATTCCTGGGGAAAAGCCTCATTGACGATTTTGGAAAGCACCTTCTGGTTATTGATGTGAGAACGGCAGAAGAACTTGGTCAAGGTCATATCCCCGGGGCAATCAATATTCCCATAGAAGATCTTGCCCAAAGGTCTGCGGAGATCCCCCCGAATGTTCCAACACTTCTGGTCTGCCGTACGGGAAGACGTGCCGAAGCCGCATACTTGATGCTGCAAAAATCCGAGCTGCAGCATGCTCAACTTTGGTACCTCGCCGCAACTCCTGTTTACGGAAAAAATGGAACATTTACCTTTAAATAGGTGAGATCATCCCCATCAGCGTGTGTACATTCAACATACCAATAAAACTGCTTTTCTGGAGAATATACTGTGCAAAAAATATTTGAAGCCATGTCACGAATGAATTCCGTTGCTGTCACCATGGCAAGAATTGGCATGATCATTGTTTTATTATGGATTGGAGGGCTAAAAATTGTTCCCTATGAAGCCGATGGCATTGTTCCATTTGTTGCAAGCAGCCCATTCATGAGCTTCCTGATGGATGCTCCTGGCGAATATAAAAGTCATATGAATCCCGAAGGCAAGCTGGTTCCGGAAAACAGGGCATGGCACATGCAACATGGAACCTACACAGCCTCCTACATTATCGGCGCAATAATCGTTACCTTGGGGTTAACACTATGCCTGCATCCGCTGCTGCCGCAGGTGGCCGCCATCGGCAGCGCACTGATTGTGGGCATGTCCTTTGTAACTTTGTCTTTTTTGATTACAACCCCGGAATCATGGGTACCAGCTTTGGGTGATATTGAGCACGGATTTCCATATTTGAGCGGAAGAGGCAGACTTGTTATCAAGGACGTGATCATGATGGGGGCGGCAGCCGTTACAATGGTGGACTCCGCAAAGGCATATCTCAAGCAACAACAAGCCTGAATGAATACGTAACAC contains the following coding sequences:
- a CDS encoding glycosyltransferase family 2 protein, which translates into the protein MPMVSNASKAIGTVILNYKRWEETIACLESVIASTTPPAWIVIVDNASNNESIIKLREWGAKSIAAKAGGATHQVEAMQFDNFIDYDHESRELPPPASIILLRLPQNKGYAAGNNAGIRLLLQCGAEAVWILNNDTVVEKYALEAMQKRLFSKKRPGLCGSLIIYRGTNTVQCRGGGRTTPWTGLSYLDGYKFTVSEALADTSDAVEKRINFIYGASVMVSRAFIETVGLMDERYFLYCEEQDWAYAANGAFDLAYAADAIVHHNEGLTTGFYSKQANLKSLYYLTRSRILLTAKHHPWALPTVGLSIVFAALRMFWRRVCCP
- a CDS encoding rhodanese-like domain-containing protein; this translates as MPEAGKVNAFLGKSLIDDFGKHLLVIDVRTAEELGQGHIPGAINIPIEDLAQRSAEIPPNVPTLLVCRTGRRAEAAYLMLQKSELQHAQLWYLAATPVYGKNGTFTFK
- a CDS encoding DUF417 family protein; translation: MQKIFEAMSRMNSVAVTMARIGMIIVLLWIGGLKIVPYEADGIVPFVASSPFMSFLMDAPGEYKSHMNPEGKLVPENRAWHMQHGTYTASYIIGAIIVTLGLTLCLHPLLPQVAAIGSALIVGMSFVTLSFLITTPESWVPALGDIEHGFPYLSGRGRLVIKDVIMMGAAAVTMVDSAKAYLKQQQA